In Nicotiana tabacum cultivar K326 chromosome 2, ASM71507v2, whole genome shotgun sequence, the following proteins share a genomic window:
- the LOC107800258 gene encoding GDSL esterase/lipase At5g55050-like, whose product MAAFSSDKTKLLCSFGLIALVLLLQLNMSRSQKVTAMYVFGDSQVDVGNNDYFQTIFRANFPFNGIDYPGGKPTGRFSNGKNAADFLAENVGLPTPPPYLSNKDGLFMEGVSFASGGAGILNSTNGTPFNGTIHLSKQVEYFSELQQRLIQKIGYNAAQMHLSSSLFPIVIGSNDLLNYFTFKLPMTKPPQEYIDLMLSTFLTQLRQLQGLGARKFLIFGLAPVGCTPAQRLLKITEGYKCNDEANYWATIYNQGLQSMLRKLKSQLQEHFNYTYLNTYDFLVNLIQNPTKYGFREVKAACCGKGRLSADVPCLPISIYCPNRNDHVFWDRVHPTEAVAKILINTLFNNTKQYVTSMDLPKLIAL is encoded by the exons ATGGCTGCCTTCTCTTCTGACAAGACTAAGCTGCTATGTTCATTTGGTTTAATTGCACTTGTCTTGCTTTTGCAATTGAATATGTCAAGATCACAAAAGGTCACGGCCATGTATGTGTTTGGTGACTCTCAAGTAGATGTGGGGAACAACGATTATTTTCAGACCATCTTCAGGGCTAATTTTCCTTTCAATGGCATTGATTACCCTGGTGGCAAACCAACTGGAAGATTCAGTAATGGGAAAAATGCTGCTGATTTTCTTG CTGAAAACGTTGGTTTACCAACACCTCCACCGTATCTATCGAACAAGGATGGCCTCTTTATGGAAGGTGTAAGCTTTGCCTCGGGAGGAGCTGGAATTTTAAACAGCACCAATGGAACTCCTTTT AATGGGACGATTCACCTCTCAAAACAGGTAGAGTACTTCTCCGAGTTGCAACAAAGGTTGATCCAAAAGATAGGATACAATGCAGCACAAATGCATTTGTCAAGTTCTCTATTTCCGATTGTTATCGGAAGCAATGACCTATTGAACTACTTCACATTCAAACTCCCTATGACCAAGCCACCACAAGAGTACATCGATTTAATGCTATCCACCTTTTTGACCCAGCTAAGG CAATTACAAGGTCTAGGTGCACGTAAATTTCTGATTTTTGGGTTAGCACCCGTAGGGTGCACTCCAGCGCAAAGACTTCTGAAAATTACTGAGGGTTATAAATGCAATGACGAGGCCAATTATTGGGCAACGATTTATAATCAAGGTCTACAATCGATGTTGAGAAAATTGAAGTCACAGCTGCAGGAGCATTTCAACTACACCTACTTGAACACCTACGATTTCTTGGTCAACCTCATCCAGAATCCAACAAAATACG GTTTTCGTGAGGTTAAAGCAGCTTGTTGCGGGAAAGGGAGATTAAGTGCTGATGTTCCTTGCCTTCCTATTTCAATATATTGTCCCAACAGGAATGATCACGTTTTCTGGGATAGAGTTCATCCTACAGAGGCAGTAGCAAAGATTCTTATTAATACTCTTTTCAATAATACAAAACAGTATGTAACCTCAATGGATTTACCCAAATTAATTGCTTTGTGA